TGGACTGCCAAACCTGCTTTACGCTACGAAATGAGCAATGAAATAACCAAACTACAAATGTTTAAAGGTAAAACCAAAAACGAAGTAAAAGCTATTTTGGGAACCAGCGAATGGTATGGTTGGGATGATAGTATTAAAGCCAATTCGCCTAATAAATGGAATTACAATTTAGGTTATAAACCTGGTGCCTTTAACCTAACTCAAGAGTGTTTGGAGTTAGAATTTAAAAACAATAAAGTTGAAAGTATTAAACAATATCAATTAGAAACAAAATTTGAAGAAGCACCTTAAACATATAGCAATACTTTTACTGATATTAGTTGCCATTAATTACATTAGTAGTTTTGCCTTTAAACGTTTCGATTTAACCGAAGACAAACGCTATACCTTAAGCGATGCAACTATTAATATTATTAAAAAAGTAGATTCACCTATTGAAATAGACGTATTTTTAAGCGGTGATGATTTTCCTTCGGAATTTAGGCGTCTTCAAAATGAAACCAAACAATTGCTTGAAGAGTTTTCATCTGAAAATAAAAATATTATTTTCAATTTTATTAATCCGTTAGAACATGATGCTACCCGAGAACGTAACATTCAGCAATTAACAGACAGAGGCTTAACTCCCATGCAGTTAAGTGTTCAAGAAAGTGGAAAAGCATCTCAAGCCATTATTTTTCCCTGGGCATTAGCAAGTTACAATAATGAAACAGTTCTAATATCACTTGTAAAAAACAAAATAGGCACATCACAACAAGACTTAGTTACCAATTCTGTACAACATTTAGAATATGCCTTTGCCGATGGGTTTAGTAAATTAACAAACCCAAAACACCATAAAATTGCTGTTTTAAGAGGCAATAAACAATTAGCAGATAAATACATTGCCAATTTTATAAAAAAACTAGGCGAATATTATTTTATTGCGCCATTTACTCTAGATAGTGTTGCTAGTAATCCTCAAAAAACACTTGAAACGTTAGAAAATTTCGATTTAATAATTTCAGCAAAACCTACCGAAGCGTTTACTGAAGAAGAGAAGTTAGTGCTTGACCAATATACCATGAATGGGGGAAAAAGCTTGTGGCTTATTGATGCTGTTGCTATGGAAAAGGATAGTTTGTATAACGATACTGGAAAAAACTTTGCGACCACCAGAGACTTAAATTTAACCGATTTCTTTTTTAAATACGGAGTTCGTGTTAACCCTGTTCTGGTAAGTACATTATACTCCGCTCCTATTACTTTGGCTATGGGCGAAGGTAGCGAATCGCAATTTCAGCACTTACGTTGGCCATATTCACCTTTAGCATCAACAAACGACACACATCCGATTGTTAATAATTTAAATTTTGTGAAATTTGATTTTGCGAATCAAATAGATACGCTTAAAAACAACATTAAGAAAACGATTCTACTTGAAAGTGCCCCCTTAACAAAACTTGAAGGTACGCCTAGAGAAATTAGTTTAGATATTGTTACGCAAGATCCAGACCCTGCTACATTCAACAAAGGAAATCAAACCTTAGCCGTTTTATTAGAAGGTGAGTTTACTTCGGTTTATGACAATAGAATAAAACCATTCAAACTTAAAAAAGAACGAAATAAAAGCATTCCAACAAAAATGATTGTAATTGCCGATGGCGATGTTATAAAAAACGAAGTTTTTAGAAACGCACCTCAAGAATTAGGTTTTGATAGATGGACGGGACAAACCTTCGGTAATAAAGAATTTTTACTGAATGCTGTTAATTATTTACTAGACGATAATGGACTTATAAACATTCGTTCGAAAGAAATAACCGTTGAATTTTTAAATCAGGAAAAAATTGCTGATGAAAAAATCAAATGGCAAATTATAAACATTTTACTTCCGCTACTGCTATTAGGGGCTTTCGGAGTACTTTTTAATTATTTCAGAAGAAAAAAATACGCTCATTAGCATATGTTTTCTAGAGTAAAAATCTCCTGCCTTGTGGGAATAAATGTTAATAAGTTTGTTTCCAATATTAGTATGTATAGAATATATTTGTAAGTAGTATAATTAAAACTTAAACGAAGTTCTTTTTAGATGATACACTACTGTTTTACAACTTACTTTAAAAGCTTTAAAACAGAACCAATAAAGCATCAAACCTTAAAAAAAATCAAGATTAGCACATGAAATTTATAGTATCAAGTACCTATTTATTAAAACAATTGCAGGTTTTAGGCGGTGTTATTAACAGTTCGAACACCTTACCTATTTTAGATAATTTCTTATTTGAATTAGATAATTCCACATTAACAGTTTCGGCAAGCGATTTGGAAACTACTATGGCTTCTTCACTAGAAGTAGAAAGTGATAGTAAAGGTAATGTTGCTATTCCTGCCCGATTGTTATTAGATACTTTAAAAACATTTCCTGAGCAACCCTTAACTTTTGTTGTTGAAGAAAACAATACAGTTGAAATTAGCTCTAATCATGGTAAATACGCCTTAGCTTATGCTGATGGAAACGAATTTCCTAAAGCTGTTTCTCTTGAAGACCCAAGTAAAACAGTAGTAATTGGCGATGTATTGGCTACAGCTATAAGTAAAACTATTTTTGCCGCTGGAAATGATGATTTACGCCCAGTAATGAGTGGTGTGTTTTTTCAATTTTCTACAGAAGGTTTAACATTTGTTGCAACCGATGCTCACAAACTAGTTAAATACACACGTGAAGATATTAAAGCAAGCCAAGTCGCAGAATTTATCATGCCTAAAAAACCTTTAAATTTATTGAAAGGGATTTTAGCTGGAAGTGAAAATGAAGTTACTATTGAATACAACGATTCGAATGCTAAATTCACTTTTGAAAACTCTGAGTTAATCTGTCGTCTAATTGATGGTAAATACCCTAACTACGAAGCGGTAATTCCTAAAGAAAATCCAAATAAACTAGTTATAGACAGAAACCAATTTTTAAACTCTGTGCGTCGTGTTAGTATTTTCTCTAACAAAACAACACATCAAATTAGATTAAAAATTGCAGGTGCAGAACTTAATATTTCAGCTGAAGATATTGATTACAGCAACAAAGCTGAAGAACGGTTAACTTGTGATTACCAAGGTGATGATATGCAAATTGGTTTTAACTCACGCTTTTTAACAGAGATGTTAAATAATCTAAGTTCTACCGATGTACAGTTAGAAATGAGCATGCCAAATAGAGCAGGCATTTTAACACCTATTGATGGTTTAGATGATGGCGAGCAAGTAACGATGCTAGTAATGCCTGTGATGCTGAATAGCTAACAAAATACTGCTTATAAGCAGCAATCTAATAAATAAAAAAGCGACGCTCTTGATTTACTCAAAACTGTCGCTTTTTCTTTTTCATAAAATAGCTCCTACTTTCGCAAGAACTCTTCATTAACTAATAAAATTAAAAGATAAAGGGTACTTTGGATTTTCCCCATTACTGGCTTTTATAGCATTTATTATTGGAAAAATAATGGATATAATTCCTAATACTATAAAACCTAATATTCCCAATCCTAACAATAAAATTAATGGGATACATATTATAAAATACACAATTAGGCTTAATTGAAAATTTATAATATTTTTACCGTGTGTATCCATTTGATACACTTTATCTTTTTGGGTTACCCAAATTATTAATGGTATTAACAAACTACCAAAGCCTGTTACCAAAGTAACTAATTGACTTAAATGGGTAATTACTAAAAGTTGATTGTCTTCTCTCATGATGGTTATTTTTTTTGATTGATACTTATAAGACGAATAAATCAAAAAAATGTTACATTATTTATGATTAGATTTTTAATGTGACATACTTTACCGCATGCCTTTACCCATATTCTGATTGTAATGTTCTTCAAACCATTCTGGTTGTTCAATATCATTATTAAAAATAAAATCTGCTATTTGTTCTATATCTTTTTCCGGATATAGTATTTTTGGCATTATCCCAAAACGTTTAACAG
The genomic region above belongs to Mariniflexile litorale and contains:
- the gldG gene encoding gliding motility-associated ABC transporter substrate-binding protein GldG, coding for MKKHLKHIAILLLILVAINYISSFAFKRFDLTEDKRYTLSDATINIIKKVDSPIEIDVFLSGDDFPSEFRRLQNETKQLLEEFSSENKNIIFNFINPLEHDATRERNIQQLTDRGLTPMQLSVQESGKASQAIIFPWALASYNNETVLISLVKNKIGTSQQDLVTNSVQHLEYAFADGFSKLTNPKHHKIAVLRGNKQLADKYIANFIKKLGEYYFIAPFTLDSVASNPQKTLETLENFDLIISAKPTEAFTEEEKLVLDQYTMNGGKSLWLIDAVAMEKDSLYNDTGKNFATTRDLNLTDFFFKYGVRVNPVLVSTLYSAPITLAMGEGSESQFQHLRWPYSPLASTNDTHPIVNNLNFVKFDFANQIDTLKNNIKKTILLESAPLTKLEGTPREISLDIVTQDPDPATFNKGNQTLAVLLEGEFTSVYDNRIKPFKLKKERNKSIPTKMIVIADGDVIKNEVFRNAPQELGFDRWTGQTFGNKEFLLNAVNYLLDDNGLINIRSKEITVEFLNQEKIADEKIKWQIINILLPLLLLGAFGVLFNYFRRKKYAH
- the dnaN gene encoding DNA polymerase III subunit beta → MKFIVSSTYLLKQLQVLGGVINSSNTLPILDNFLFELDNSTLTVSASDLETTMASSLEVESDSKGNVAIPARLLLDTLKTFPEQPLTFVVEENNTVEISSNHGKYALAYADGNEFPKAVSLEDPSKTVVIGDVLATAISKTIFAAGNDDLRPVMSGVFFQFSTEGLTFVATDAHKLVKYTREDIKASQVAEFIMPKKPLNLLKGILAGSENEVTIEYNDSNAKFTFENSELICRLIDGKYPNYEAVIPKENPNKLVIDRNQFLNSVRRVSIFSNKTTHQIRLKIAGAELNISAEDIDYSNKAEERLTCDYQGDDMQIGFNSRFLTEMLNNLSSTDVQLEMSMPNRAGILTPIDGLDDGEQVTMLVMPVMLNS
- a CDS encoding DUF4870 domain-containing protein, translated to MREDNQLLVITHLSQLVTLVTGFGSLLIPLIIWVTQKDKVYQMDTHGKNIINFQLSLIVYFIICIPLILLLGLGILGFIVLGIISIIFPIINAIKASNGENPKYPLSFNFIS